In one window of Terriglobales bacterium DNA:
- a CDS encoding ATP-binding protein, protein MRDDAVHSSDFERNKLIIRLDITVSADINSISAIVEGILAITSEMKCAAGKEFEIETAIREALANAILHGCHNDPAKQVQCCVACDKDRGMIIVVRDPGQGFDPSSIPSPVMGENVYSEHGRGIYLINQLMDSAWYEHGGTELHMLKN, encoded by the coding sequence ATGCGTGACGACGCTGTGCATTCTAGTGATTTCGAAAGGAACAAACTAATCATCCGCCTGGACATCACTGTCTCGGCGGACATTAATTCTATCTCAGCAATTGTGGAAGGCATCCTGGCCATCACCTCTGAAATGAAGTGTGCTGCTGGCAAGGAGTTTGAGATTGAAACAGCAATCAGGGAGGCCCTGGCCAACGCCATCTTGCACGGTTGTCACAACGATCCGGCCAAGCAGGTACAGTGCTGTGTCGCTTGTGACAAAGATCGAGGGATGATCATCGTCGTTCGCGATCCCGGCCAGGGGTTCGACCCTTCTTCCATTCCCAGCCCTGTCATGGGTGAGAACGTCTACTCAGAACACGGACGCGGAATCTACCTTATCAATCAGTTGATGGACAGTGCCTGGTATGAACACGGGGGCACAGAACTTCACATGCTGAAGAACTAG
- a CDS encoding YegP family protein, with protein MAAKYQLKQGGSGQFMFNLKAGNGEIILTSELYKEKQSALAGIESVKTNGPIEARYERKTAKNGQTYFVLKATNGQTIGKSEMYSSVAAMENGIKSVMKNAPVASIEDSTTA; from the coding sequence ATGGCAGCGAAATACCAACTGAAGCAGGGCGGCAGTGGTCAGTTCATGTTCAATCTGAAAGCCGGCAATGGCGAGATTATTCTTACCAGCGAACTATACAAGGAAAAGCAAAGTGCGCTCGCCGGGATTGAATCCGTCAAGACAAATGGGCCCATTGAGGCTCGCTACGAACGGAAGACTGCGAAGAATGGCCAAACATACTTCGTGTTGAAAGCTACGAACGGACAGACGATCGGGAAAAGCGAAATGTATTCGTCGGTGGCGGCAATGGAGAATGGGATTAAATCCGTAATGAAAAATGCGCCGGTAGCCAGTATCGAGGACTCTACAACCGCCTGA
- a CDS encoding medium chain dehydrogenase/reductase family protein — protein sequence MKNTRIIVTHYGGPEALQVVEEACPEPKPGEVRVKVLAAGVSLPDIMVREGFHPETPEVPYTPGWDLVGVVDSLGRGVTGIEIGQTVAAMPISGAYAEYACLRRRELTPVPSGLDAAETVSLILNYITAYQMMHRSVKVKPGQSVLIHGAAGGVGSALLQLGRLSELKMYGTCSSKNASVVSDMGATPIDYKQQDFVKEIRSLTSEGVDIVFDGIGGSHVWRSREALRNGGKVVVYGFTSSLDRGRLASGPPGGRHQFREAAKLGLDVFRSWVRPGRKRMVPYSIQTLKRLRPSWFRQDLLFLLYLLQQQKIKPLISQRLDLRDARKAQEILGSGGVTGKIVLVPLTTP from the coding sequence GTGAAGAACACGCGGATTATCGTCACCCACTACGGCGGACCTGAGGCACTGCAAGTTGTCGAGGAGGCGTGTCCCGAACCGAAACCTGGCGAGGTTCGCGTCAAGGTGCTGGCGGCTGGCGTGTCCTTGCCCGACATAATGGTAAGAGAAGGGTTCCATCCCGAGACCCCAGAGGTTCCCTACACGCCAGGATGGGACCTGGTTGGAGTGGTCGACAGCCTCGGCCGGGGAGTAACCGGCATCGAAATCGGGCAGACTGTGGCGGCGATGCCGATCAGCGGCGCGTATGCGGAGTACGCTTGCCTCCGGCGGCGTGAATTAACGCCGGTTCCGAGCGGTTTGGATGCTGCCGAAACGGTGAGCCTCATCCTGAACTACATCACGGCATATCAAATGATGCATCGTTCGGTGAAGGTCAAACCAGGACAGTCGGTGCTAATTCATGGAGCGGCAGGCGGAGTGGGATCAGCACTGCTGCAGCTTGGACGGTTGTCCGAACTGAAGATGTACGGGACGTGTTCATCGAAGAACGCATCCGTTGTGTCCGACATGGGCGCGACCCCAATTGATTACAAGCAGCAGGATTTCGTGAAGGAAATCCGAAGCCTTACAAGTGAGGGCGTCGATATCGTCTTTGACGGGATCGGAGGCAGCCACGTGTGGCGTTCGCGCGAGGCTCTTCGGAATGGCGGTAAAGTAGTGGTTTATGGCTTCACGTCCTCTCTCGATCGTGGGCGGCTTGCTTCGGGTCCTCCAGGAGGGCGTCATCAATTTCGTGAAGCCGCCAAGCTCGGACTCGATGTTTTCCGGAGCTGGGTTCGCCCAGGGCGCAAGCGGATGGTGCCGTACAGCATCCAAACGCTAAAACGCCTTAGGCCTTCGTGGTTCCGACAGGACCTCCTTTTCCTGCTGTACCTACTTCAGCAGCAAAAGATCAAACCGTTGATCAGTCAGCGCCTTGATTTACGCGACGCGAGGAAGGCACAAGAGATACTTGGAAGTGGAGGGGTAACGGGTAAGATTGTGCTCGTCCCATTGACTACCCCGTAG
- the mscL gene encoding large conductance mechanosensitive channel protein MscL gives MLKGFKEFIMRGNVIDLAVAVVIGAAFGSVVTSFVTDVLNPLIAAVVGKPDFSAFVANVHGSEVKYGLFLNALIAFLLVAAAVYFAMVAPMNAWKARQARGQAPPDPTTKTCPACTETIGISARKCKWCGEAQTA, from the coding sequence ATGCTAAAGGGATTCAAGGAATTCATCATGCGAGGTAATGTCATTGACCTCGCTGTTGCGGTGGTGATCGGTGCCGCATTCGGCTCGGTCGTCACTTCTTTCGTCACTGACGTATTGAATCCGCTGATCGCGGCGGTTGTTGGCAAGCCGGATTTCTCGGCCTTTGTCGCAAACGTGCACGGGAGTGAGGTCAAGTACGGCTTGTTCCTGAATGCCCTGATCGCCTTCTTATTGGTGGCAGCTGCGGTCTATTTCGCGATGGTTGCTCCGATGAACGCGTGGAAGGCGCGTCAAGCCCGTGGTCAGGCACCGCCGGACCCCACAACCAAGACTTGTCCAGCTTGTACGGAAACGATCGGCATCTCAGCCCGAAAATGCAAATGGTGTGGTGAGGCGCAGACAGCCTAA
- a CDS encoding DUF481 domain-containing protein → MRLFGFLLFAMFLPSSLLADQVTLKNGDRLTGTIVKADTKSLVIKTEFAGDVTIQWDGIRELTSSQPLHVELKNGQKVAGPVSTTDGNLVVSTKSTGTVETPRSDVSKIRSESEQLAYDKSLHPGLLQGWAGGTNVGFALTRGNSQTKNLALAFNATRKTLNDKLGLYANTVFATNDAPGATPSTTANAIQGGLRYDHDFTARLFGFGSADFQSDSLQTLNLRTILGGGLGFHVIKSEATTLDLLSGVNYTRENYDDFSRNFAAATLGEELLHKLRASTSLTQSLYFYPNLTSTGDYRATFNFGTVTKFSKWLGWQNAFGDIYVSNPPAGKKQNDILFTTGLNISFTH, encoded by the coding sequence ATGAGATTATTCGGTTTCCTGTTGTTTGCCATGTTTCTTCCTTCTTCCTTACTAGCGGATCAGGTGACGTTGAAGAACGGTGACCGGCTCACCGGAACGATCGTCAAAGCCGACACCAAAAGCTTGGTTATCAAGACCGAGTTTGCTGGTGATGTGACTATCCAGTGGGACGGGATTCGGGAGCTGACTTCTTCGCAGCCGCTCCATGTTGAGCTGAAAAACGGCCAAAAGGTAGCGGGGCCGGTCTCAACAACGGACGGCAACCTCGTCGTCAGTACCAAGTCAACTGGAACGGTGGAAACTCCACGAAGTGATGTCAGCAAGATCCGTAGCGAATCCGAACAACTCGCTTATGACAAGTCCCTGCATCCGGGCCTGCTGCAAGGTTGGGCCGGTGGGACTAACGTTGGGTTCGCTCTTACACGTGGGAACAGTCAGACCAAGAACCTGGCACTCGCCTTCAATGCCACCCGCAAGACGCTGAACGACAAACTTGGACTCTACGCAAACACGGTGTTTGCGACCAACGACGCTCCCGGCGCTACTCCCAGTACAACGGCAAATGCGATTCAAGGAGGCCTGCGCTACGATCACGACTTCACGGCACGCTTATTCGGATTCGGTAGTGCGGACTTTCAGTCGGACAGCTTGCAGACCCTGAATCTCAGAACGATTCTGGGTGGCGGTCTCGGGTTCCACGTCATCAAGAGCGAGGCCACCACACTGGATCTTCTATCCGGGGTCAATTACACCCGTGAGAATTACGATGACTTCAGCCGGAACTTTGCAGCAGCGACCCTGGGCGAAGAACTACTTCACAAATTAAGGGCAAGTACATCTTTGACGCAGAGTCTGTATTTCTATCCGAACCTGACCAGCACAGGAGATTACCGAGCGACGTTCAACTTTGGGACGGTGACCAAATTCAGCAAGTGGCTGGGCTGGCAGAACGCCTTCGGGGATATTTATGTCAGTAACCCGCCAGCGGGCAAGAAGCAGAATGACATTCTATTTACAACCGGTCTCAACATCTCGTTCACACACTAG
- a CDS encoding GlsB/YeaQ/YmgE family stress response membrane protein has translation MHYVWVAIIGLVVGALAKFIMPGKDPGGFIITMLLGIAGSFIATFLGRAVGWYQPGQAAGFIMSLIGAIVLLVIYRLFKKSPA, from the coding sequence ATGCATTACGTGTGGGTGGCCATTATCGGCCTTGTCGTTGGAGCCCTCGCAAAGTTCATCATGCCCGGCAAGGACCCGGGTGGCTTCATTATCACGATGCTGTTGGGAATTGCCGGATCGTTTATTGCGACATTCCTCGGCCGCGCAGTTGGTTGGTACCAGCCCGGTCAGGCCGCTGGTTTCATAATGTCGCTCATTGGAGCGATCGTTCTGCTGGTTATATATCGACTTTTCAAGAAGTCCCCCGCGTAG
- a CDS encoding LysM peptidoglycan-binding domain-containing protein: MTDQELKSKYQPVVDFMSANAFQVEHFHVENGKAVLTAAAPTDYLKNRAWDEIKKIDPTFADLQHTITVGSGAVYVVKSGDNLSKISKSFYGNANLYNKIAQANGIPDPDKIRVGQELKIPAA; this comes from the coding sequence ATGACTGACCAAGAACTCAAAAGCAAGTACCAGCCGGTAGTCGACTTCATGTCCGCCAATGCGTTTCAGGTGGAACACTTTCATGTGGAGAACGGAAAGGCTGTACTAACAGCGGCAGCACCAACCGACTATCTCAAGAATCGGGCATGGGACGAGATTAAGAAAATTGACCCAACTTTTGCCGATCTACAACACACTATTACAGTGGGATCCGGGGCCGTCTACGTCGTCAAATCAGGCGACAACCTCTCGAAGATCAGCAAGAGTTTCTACGGCAACGCAAATCTGTACAACAAGATAGCGCAGGCCAACGGGATCCCTGATCCTGACAAAATTCGGGTCGGCCAGGAACTGAAGATACCTGCAGCATGA
- the aqpZ gene encoding aquaporin Z: MSLTKRAVAEFLGTFWLVFGGCGSAVLAAAFPQLGIGFLGVALAFGLTVLTMAYAIGHISGCHLNPAVSIGLWVGKRFPGAELFTYIVAQVLGAIAAAGTLFVIASGKGGFSTAAGFATNGYGAHSPGGYSLLACLVAEVVLTFFFLMVILGSTDKRAPQGLAPIAIGLCLTLIHLVGIPVTNTSVNPARSTGQAIFVGGWALAQLWMFWLAPIIGAAIAGVVYGVFSEEPVPKAVRVAAR; this comes from the coding sequence ATGTCTCTCACGAAACGTGCTGTCGCGGAGTTTCTAGGTACGTTCTGGCTGGTGTTCGGAGGGTGCGGCAGCGCGGTTCTGGCTGCCGCTTTTCCGCAGCTAGGAATTGGGTTTTTGGGCGTCGCACTCGCTTTCGGCTTGACAGTGCTCACTATGGCATACGCCATAGGACATATCTCCGGATGTCATCTCAACCCTGCTGTTTCAATCGGACTTTGGGTGGGAAAGCGCTTCCCTGGAGCTGAGCTATTTACGTACATCGTCGCGCAGGTGCTTGGCGCAATTGCCGCCGCCGGGACCCTCTTCGTTATCGCCTCCGGCAAGGGAGGATTTTCCACAGCTGCGGGGTTTGCTACAAACGGCTATGGCGCTCATTCGCCCGGCGGATACTCTCTGCTGGCCTGCCTAGTCGCCGAAGTCGTTTTAACATTCTTTTTCCTGATGGTGATTCTTGGATCGACTGACAAGCGCGCACCGCAAGGCTTGGCCCCAATCGCGATCGGCCTATGTCTGACGTTGATCCACCTTGTCGGTATTCCTGTTACCAACACCTCCGTCAATCCGGCTCGAAGCACCGGTCAGGCAATCTTCGTCGGCGGCTGGGCACTAGCACAGCTCTGGATGTTCTGGCTTGCTCCAATCATCGGTGCAGCCATCGCAGGGGTTGTTTACGGTGTCTTTTCCGAAGAGCCCGTGCCGAAGGCTGTTCGAGTTGCGGCACGCTAG
- a CDS encoding helix-turn-helix transcriptional regulator: MKNSDVTERDHTNVGLGPTGFAAILFGAIAVLIGFDIVADYRSGTQFRHVAVEGLVMALAIGGVATLWRRFRIASRRATELTIDIEAARREAQRYREEAAEALKGLGEAIEKQFVRWGLTPAEREVGLLILKGLSHKEIAGIRSTTETTIRQQALGVYRKSGVRSRTELSAYFLEDLLLPVQQR, encoded by the coding sequence ATGAAAAATAGTGACGTTACAGAGCGTGATCATACGAACGTAGGATTAGGGCCGACGGGGTTTGCGGCGATTCTGTTCGGAGCAATCGCTGTCCTGATCGGATTTGACATCGTGGCAGATTACCGGTCAGGCACCCAATTTCGTCACGTTGCAGTCGAGGGGCTGGTGATGGCCCTGGCAATCGGTGGAGTGGCTACTCTCTGGCGTCGCTTTCGGATTGCTAGCCGGCGAGCAACCGAACTAACCATTGATATTGAGGCGGCACGTCGGGAGGCACAACGCTACCGAGAGGAAGCTGCCGAAGCTCTGAAGGGTCTCGGAGAAGCGATCGAGAAACAGTTCGTCCGTTGGGGGCTGACCCCCGCCGAGCGCGAAGTCGGCTTGCTGATCTTGAAAGGCCTCAGTCATAAAGAGATCGCCGGAATCAGATCCACAACTGAAACGACTATTCGACAGCAGGCACTCGGGGTATACCGCAAGTCAGGTGTCCGCAGCAGGACAGAACTGTCGGCCTATTTCTTGGAAGACTTGCTGTTGCCCGTGCAACAGCGATAG
- a CDS encoding peptidase inhibitor family I36 protein: protein MKSLKWATLLFAISFLFGFITASAQTSIPTNGACFYRDINYRGAYFCTQAGETLSALPSGFNDAIRSIRIFGNVQLTAFNDGNLVGASTLIQNDVADLRTIPLANEPNKNWTTRISSLRVDATSPANTGNRPWDFIWGRRQTTTTTGACFFDRPNFQGRSFCVDQGRALDNLPPGFNDRIQSIQVIGGSEVQMFNDSDFAGAAARTTRDVADLRSWSIPDDPSKNWSGRISSLRVETPRRGRWSNIGGYDRNEQYQALVHCGSAPGNARQMCESTSYIRDAHMINAYGNCRKNTTWGIDNGRLWVSGGCTADFEVAR, encoded by the coding sequence ATGAAATCTCTTAAATGGGCCACGCTGTTATTCGCAATCTCTTTCCTATTCGGCTTCATCACCGCGTCAGCACAAACCAGCATTCCAACGAACGGAGCGTGTTTCTATCGGGACATCAATTATCGCGGCGCCTACTTCTGCACTCAAGCAGGAGAAACTCTATCAGCGCTCCCGAGTGGCTTCAATGATGCGATTCGTTCCATTCGAATCTTCGGCAACGTTCAACTGACGGCGTTCAACGATGGCAATCTCGTGGGTGCAAGCACACTCATCCAGAACGACGTCGCCGACCTCAGGACCATCCCGTTGGCCAACGAGCCTAACAAGAATTGGACAACGCGAATTTCGTCACTGCGTGTCGATGCTACCTCTCCGGCTAATACCGGCAACCGTCCGTGGGACTTCATCTGGGGACGTCGCCAAACCACCACGACGACTGGCGCTTGCTTCTTCGATCGGCCTAATTTCCAAGGCCGAAGCTTTTGTGTCGATCAAGGTCGCGCGTTGGATAACCTTCCGCCCGGCTTCAATGACCGGATCCAATCCATCCAGGTCATAGGGGGCAGTGAAGTTCAGATGTTCAACGACAGCGATTTTGCAGGAGCTGCCGCACGTACCACTCGCGACGTAGCTGATCTTCGCTCCTGGAGTATTCCAGACGATCCTTCAAAGAACTGGAGCGGGCGCATATCGTCACTCCGTGTAGAAACACCGCGACGTGGACGCTGGTCCAACATTGGCGGCTACGATCGCAATGAACAGTACCAGGCACTTGTGCATTGCGGTTCGGCGCCTGGCAACGCCCGGCAGATGTGCGAGAGTACAAGCTATATTCGCGACGCTCATATGATCAACGCATATGGCAATTGCCGCAAGAACACCACTTGGGGAATCGACAACGGGCGCCTCTGGGTTTCGGGTGGGTGTACAGCAGATTTCGAAGTGGCACGTTAG
- a CDS encoding YidB family protein, with protein MGLLDDVLNKAAGIAPVQDNSQNSLASAVLSMLSSQSGGISGLAHQFTAKGLGDIIHSWISTGQNLAISPEQVQNALGSDQVQAIAAKAGISPEAAQTGLAQLLPQIVDRLTPNGEVPEGDLMSKGMELLKGKLFS; from the coding sequence ATGGGTCTACTGGATGACGTACTCAATAAGGCAGCTGGCATTGCCCCAGTACAGGACAACTCCCAGAATTCTCTCGCATCTGCCGTCCTCTCGATGCTATCCAGCCAGAGCGGAGGCATTTCGGGACTGGCACATCAGTTCACCGCCAAGGGTCTAGGCGACATTATTCATTCGTGGATCAGCACGGGCCAAAACCTTGCGATTTCACCTGAGCAGGTACAGAACGCCCTCGGCTCCGATCAGGTTCAAGCTATCGCAGCCAAAGCAGGTATTTCACCCGAGGCTGCCCAGACAGGCCTTGCACAACTTCTTCCCCAGATCGTTGACCGACTGACTCCGAACGGCGAGGTGCCAGAAGGAGATCTGATGTCGAAGGGAATGGAACTGCTGAAAGGGAAACTGTTCTCGTAG